The Alosa sapidissima isolate fAloSap1 chromosome 6, fAloSap1.pri, whole genome shotgun sequence genome window below encodes:
- the taf1a gene encoding TATA box-binding protein-associated factor RNA polymerase I subunit A isoform X2, with protein MDDIEVELNVAGADESDDDTWVRGTVKLTPSLLLPPAVFPERSNMSGFHKTIKLCLLAIKDAMLHHRWEDAAKYISYYTQALEDTSTGNQLMSPEIMWRLGCEILHHHPNSKPEDIIDLYERMKNFGVKNFAKISLDHAFHLLKNGQLEEAKRQLSVAESWRYGKQSAAQSQDLTLIRVYRGFLDYITWNHRRSLGEEADHNGDGSNPEMHSYFRQASVTLQEVIRSPGIWDSFVLAYVEMLEFYNDKEGAEKVLKDYAYDKAFPANPNAHVYLYEFLRRNNAPKRKLMEVLEILQALVPSHKLMLQYCFFLLNSDDDDDDDDYKIQRALQVIMDLLEYISWKQNPYAWKCLWDVIVSLLKRHRVDVLAQEWHKRKELWMPLHFRTYHARQDARVDQDLLMLKILVVPNLAGKDAEYRRAAKLLTDNA; from the exons ATGGACGATATCGAAGTTGAGCTGAACGTGGCAGGTGCAGATGAGTCTGATGATGACACATGGGTTCGAGGTACCGTTAAATTGACACCATCCTTGCTCTTGCCGCCAGCAGTATTTCCAG AGAGGTCGAACATGTCTGGTTTCCATAAGACCATAAAGCTCTGCCTTTTGGCCATTAAGGACGCAATGCTCCATCATCGGTGGGAGGACGCAGCTAAATATATATCTTATTATACACAAGCACTTGAGGACACCTCTACTGGGAATCAACTTATGTCACCAGAG ATCATGTGGCGTCTTGGCTGTGAGATTTTACACCACCATCCCAACTCCAAGCCTGAGGACATAATTGATCTCTATGAACGAATGAAAAACTTTGGGGTAAAAAACTTTGCCAAG ATTAGTCTAGATCATGCCTTCCATCTGCTAAAGAATGGGCAACTTGAGGAGGCCAAAAGGCAGTTATCCGTTGCAGAGAGCTGGAGATATGGCAAACAGTCTGCTGCCCAGTCACAAGATTTGACTCTCATCCGTGTTTACCGCGGCTTCCTGGATTACATCACTTGGAACCACAGAAGATCCCTGGGAGAGGAAGCAG ATCACAATGGTGATGGCAGTAATCCAGAGATGCACAGCTATTTCCGGCAAGCCTCTGTTACCTTACAGGAAGTCATTAGATCGCCTGGCATCTGGGACTCTTTTGTGCTCGCCTACGTTGAG atGCTCGAATTCTACAATGATAAAGAAGGAGCTGAAAAGGTTCTGAAGGATTACGCGTATGACAAGGCATTCCCAGCAAATCCGAATGCCCATGTATACCTGTATGAGTTTCTGAGGAGAAACAATGCCCCAAAGAGGAAGCTAATGGAAGTGCTGGAG ATTCTGCAGGCACTGGTACCTTCTCATAAGCTGATGTTGCAATATTGCTTCTTTCTGCTTAACTCAG acgatgatgatgatgatgatgattataaaATTCAGAGGGCACTTCAGGTGATCATGGACCTTCTTGAGTACATCAGCTGGAAGCAAAACCCTTATGCGTGGAAGTGCCTGTGGGACGTTATTGTCTCACTGTTGAAAAG GCATCGCGTGGACGTACTTGCACAGGAGTGGCATAAGAGGAAAGAGCTGTGGATGCCGCTGCACTTCAGAACCTACCACGCCAGACAGGACGCCAGGGTGGACCAGGACCTGCTGATGCTCAAGATCCTGGTCGTTCCAAACCTTGCTGGGAAGG ATGCTGAGTACCGCAGAGCTGCTAAACTGTTGACTGATAATGCCTGA
- the taf1a gene encoding TATA box-binding protein-associated factor RNA polymerase I subunit A isoform X1 → MDDIEVELNVAGADESDDDTWVRGTVKLTPSLLLPPAVFPERSNMSGFHKTIKLCLLAIKDAMLHHRWEDAAKYISYYTQALEDTSTGNQLMSPEIMWRLGCEILHHHPNSKPEDIIDLYERMKNFGVKNFAKISLDHAFHLLKNGQLEEAKRQLSVAESWRYGKQSAAQSQDLTLIRVYRGFLDYITWNHRRSLGEEADHNGDGSNPEMHSYFRQASVTLQEVIRSPGIWDSFVLAYVEMLEFYNDKEGAEKVLKDYAYDKAFPANPNAHVYLYEFLRRNNAPKRKLMEVLEILQALVPSHKLMLQYCFFLLNSGDDDDDDDDDDYKIQRALQVIMDLLEYISWKQNPYAWKCLWDVIVSLLKRHRVDVLAQEWHKRKELWMPLHFRTYHARQDARVDQDLLMLKILVVPNLAGKDAEYRRAAKLLTDNA, encoded by the exons ATGGACGATATCGAAGTTGAGCTGAACGTGGCAGGTGCAGATGAGTCTGATGATGACACATGGGTTCGAGGTACCGTTAAATTGACACCATCCTTGCTCTTGCCGCCAGCAGTATTTCCAG AGAGGTCGAACATGTCTGGTTTCCATAAGACCATAAAGCTCTGCCTTTTGGCCATTAAGGACGCAATGCTCCATCATCGGTGGGAGGACGCAGCTAAATATATATCTTATTATACACAAGCACTTGAGGACACCTCTACTGGGAATCAACTTATGTCACCAGAG ATCATGTGGCGTCTTGGCTGTGAGATTTTACACCACCATCCCAACTCCAAGCCTGAGGACATAATTGATCTCTATGAACGAATGAAAAACTTTGGGGTAAAAAACTTTGCCAAG ATTAGTCTAGATCATGCCTTCCATCTGCTAAAGAATGGGCAACTTGAGGAGGCCAAAAGGCAGTTATCCGTTGCAGAGAGCTGGAGATATGGCAAACAGTCTGCTGCCCAGTCACAAGATTTGACTCTCATCCGTGTTTACCGCGGCTTCCTGGATTACATCACTTGGAACCACAGAAGATCCCTGGGAGAGGAAGCAG ATCACAATGGTGATGGCAGTAATCCAGAGATGCACAGCTATTTCCGGCAAGCCTCTGTTACCTTACAGGAAGTCATTAGATCGCCTGGCATCTGGGACTCTTTTGTGCTCGCCTACGTTGAG atGCTCGAATTCTACAATGATAAAGAAGGAGCTGAAAAGGTTCTGAAGGATTACGCGTATGACAAGGCATTCCCAGCAAATCCGAATGCCCATGTATACCTGTATGAGTTTCTGAGGAGAAACAATGCCCCAAAGAGGAAGCTAATGGAAGTGCTGGAG ATTCTGCAGGCACTGGTACCTTCTCATAAGCTGATGTTGCAATATTGCTTCTTTCTGCTTAACTCAG gcgatgatgacgatgatgatgatgatgatgattataaaATTCAGAGGGCACTTCAGGTGATCATGGACCTTCTTGAGTACATCAGCTGGAAGCAAAACCCTTATGCGTGGAAGTGCCTGTGGGACGTTATTGTCTCACTGTTGAAAAG GCATCGCGTGGACGTACTTGCACAGGAGTGGCATAAGAGGAAAGAGCTGTGGATGCCGCTGCACTTCAGAACCTACCACGCCAGACAGGACGCCAGGGTGGACCAGGACCTGCTGATGCTCAAGATCCTGGTCGTTCCAAACCTTGCTGGGAAGG ATGCTGAGTACCGCAGAGCTGCTAAACTGTTGACTGATAATGCCTGA